The region TCAAAATTAACTCTCTCCAAAACCTCTTGCCAATTATTTCGCTCTTTTTGTCGGAATAATCTCATTGATGGGTACCAAAATGTATTTTCTCCTTGAAGTCCCCATATCCATCCTGGAACATAGTGAAGAAGTAACCAGGTAGATTTTCCCATCCCTCCAGCTAAATGAGCTATGGAAGTATCACTGGTAATGATTAAATCACAATTTTCAATAATGCCAGCAATTTCAAGGAAATCCCATGTGTTATTAATTTGTGGTTGGCATTCAACAAACTTATTTTTAAATGAACAATGATCTAATTGCTCTGAACCAAATGCTTTTTGTAGTGATAGAAAATTGAAATTATTATTTCTAGCAATAGTAGAGAAAGTTTCTAAAGGTAGTGAGCGTCCCTTTAGAGCTTGCTTTTCGGCATTTGGATTTCCTTGCCAATTAATACCTATAATTGGTCTTCTTTCATTAGAAAGAATGTTTTCCCATTTTTTGACGAATTCAACAGATGGAAAAATATACGGATCATTAATGATTGGATTGTCTGGTCTTACTTGTAAATATCGCGGTAAAGATAAGAGTGGAATCCATGTCCCTTCTGAAACTTTTATAGTTTGTTCAGGAGTTAATGGATTTGTTTCAATGCCTGATGATTTAATTAAAGTATGTAGTTCTTCCTGAGCACAAAAAGAAACATCTAGACCTTGACTTCTTAGATAAGGAATATAACGCATATATTGCAAAGTATCGCCTAAACCTCCTTCTCTAACGATTAATAACGAGCCATTTTTTTGTAATTTGTTACTTTTTAATTGTTCCAATTTTGAATTCGTGGGAGGAATAATAGGTTGCTTTGTTTTAAATCTAAACTCATAGTTATTTAGACCAGATTGATATTCTCCTCTTAAAAGTTGAAGCCAAGACAGGTTGAAATAAGCATCGTAGTAATCAGGATTAAGTTCAATAGCTTTGCGTAGTGATAATTCAGCTTCTTGTAACTTGCCCAGATTTCTCAGAGTATTACCTAGGTTGTAATACGCCTCGGCGAGATCAGGATTAAGTTCAATAGCTTTGCGTAGTGATAATTCAGCTTCTTGTAATTTGCCAAGATCATCCAATATATTTCCTAGATTGGAATGTGCCTCTGCGAAATCAGGATTAAGTTCAATAGCTTTGCGTAGTGATAATTCAGCTTCTTGTAATTTGCCAAGATCATCCAATATATTTCCTAGATTGGAATGTGCCTCTGCGAAATCAGGATTAAGTTCAATAGCTTTGCGAGTAGATAATTCAGCTTCTTGTAATTTGCCAAGATCGCTCAATATGATTCCGAGATTGTAATGTGCATCTGCGAAATCAGGATTAAGTACAATAGCTTTGCGTAGTGATAATTCAGCTTCTTGTAATTTGCCAAGATCTTTCAATATATTTCCCAGATTGGAATGAGCCATTGCGAAATCAGGATTAAGTACAATAGCTTTACGTAGTGATAATTCAGCTTCTTGTAATTTGCCAAGATCTTTCAATATATTTCCCAGATTGGAATGAGCCGTTGCGAAATCAGGATTAAGTTCAATAGCTTTGCGTAGTGATAATTCAGCTTCTTGTAATTTGCCAAGACTTGTTAATATGACTCCATAATTAGTAAAAACTCTGTAATCTTTAAAACCCTGATTTATGAAATGTTGATAATATTTTGCTGCTTCTGCAATGTCCCCTTGAGTATGAAGTGTCAACGCTTGATTAATTATTTGTTCTTTAGAAGGTTGGCTTGCTGTATTAGCGGGAATAACAAAATTCTTTTTATTATTTGATAAAGCGAATGGAACTGGAAATGTTTTTACTTCATTGACCTTACTTTCTTTATCTTGTTTATTAGGATTATCCACTTTTCTCTTTTATAATCTAAATCTTAATTATTTTACTACTCAGTCATATCTTTCTTCATTCTGTTTAATATCATTTTTCTATCTAGATAAGTAGTACAAGTGGATAAAATTATCAAACGGAAATATGATTTAGGTAATCTCTAAAACAATATCTTGAACCAAAAAATAAAGAATTCAATATGTCTACTATGCGTTGTATAAAGTTTTTAAGCAAGTCTTGAGTAAAAGTTTGATTAGAGAGGGAATGACATGATAAGGAATGATTTGGTTTGAACTATTGATAGACCTTCTTCTGCCAATTCAAAATATCTTTGTGAACAACCCTAAAGTATAAATTTCTGATCAATTTTTCATGGGAGTAAGTTGCTGTATTTATAAATATTTCTTTCTCTTTTGGCTTTTTGATCATACTTTTCTCGCTAACCAATCCAATTAATGGCGAGAGCTCGACAAAGGCGTAATCATTTAAAGAAGATATAAATCACATCTAATGCCATTTGAAGTTACTTACAACGGGGATATTCAATACATTAAGGTTTTCTACTCAACTGAAAAAACGAGAGCTGGAAAATACTATGGCGAGTTTTATAAGAAAATGGATTCACTCGCCAGTGACTTAAAACGCTTAAAACAGGAACTTGACGAAGATAGCGAAAAGGCAGCGAAGATTGCTAAAGATGCAGCCAATAAGGCACTTTCTGAGAGATTTGGTTCATTAAGATACATTATTGATGAGCGTCACTGGGACGAAGACATGGTCATCAGCAAGATTCTTGATGACAGAAAAGAGGAGATGTTGGTGTTAGCACAGAAGACTTTTAATAATGAAGTTCTTCTTGAAGAGGATGGTGTAGAGGAATATCAAATTCACTTGGAAGAAGGGGACATAGAAGTTGATGGTGAGAGAGTAGAGACTCCCATAATGGAGTTTTTTGATTCTGACGAATACTATAAATTTAATGAGGCAAAACTAGAAAAATTGGAAAAGCTGGATTGGTTTATTATTTGGTCGAGAACAGAGGCAGGCGAGTTTCAGACAGAGGGTAGATCTCATGAGGGTGATTTTGTATCGAAGGAATTAAACATGGAAAATTGCTTACTTACTTACAGAGGGTTACCCCTTGTTATTCCCTCCAATGGTACGGATATATTTAGTAATGAACTTGAGATTCATTTTGTAGATGAAACTAGGGTATCACTTGAAATGAATGACTTTAAATCGCATCTTCATTAATTAGATGTTTAACTAATTCTTAACGATCGCAAAGTATTTTTCTCTAAGTTTCGACTCCATTATCTCAATTTATTCGCCGTTTAATTATATTGAAAATTGGAAGAAGTGAAAAATTCAGGAAAGCATTGATAAATTTAATTATGCAATTCGATCAAAGAGTCAAGAATTACAAATTTCGATTTTTTATATAGCTTTACTTTTGTTGATCATCATTCCTTTTATTTATGTTGCTGAATCTTCCATTCAACCAGAATTGTTAGGTTCAATACCAAGATGTCTGTGGTGGTCAAATACAACTATTAGTGCTGTTGGTTATGGAGATTAAATATCACTTACGGTTGTTGGAAAAACAATTGCATCGATAACCTCTCTTTTTGGTATTGTTGCAATTGCAATACCTATTGGAATACTTGCATTGGGTTCATTGAATCAATCGGGGGTATAAGATAAAAATAAAAATTCTTAAAATTAAATAAAGGAAAATCTTTTAGTAAAGAATAAGCAATAGATCCTATGGTCTCATTGAGTGCAATTGATATTAATTCTTGAGGGAAGTGGGAAAATTTTTATAACTCATTATCAAAGACTGAACTAGAATGCAATTGAAAGATGAATTTCATAAAATAAAATCTCTTAGTTTATTGGAAAAAAATTGAATATGCTAAATGAGGCTTGGTTGAAAGAACTCAATAAAAGAAATCTTGTGCTTCAAGGAGAAGATTCCTCCACATGGAACTTTGCAACAGTCACTGTATCTTCTTCGGTTTTAGACAAATTAAGTCAGGAAGAACAAGCGAAATTTCAAATGACTGCATTCAAACGAGCAACTAATGAAATTGAGTATTGGTCAAGGGTTGAAGAAATTTGTGACTTTTTTGGTGTTGAAGACCCAGACCTGGCTGGAGAAATTTATGTGAGAAGGTTTAAAAATTTGAATTTAGATGAGGAGATTAAATGGCTAGATTTGAGAGATATTAGTGAAGATATACCTGAGGGCTTTGGAGTGAAAGTTGATTGGGGATAGTAAAAAATAAGCAAATGCAGAAACAAGATATATTTGATAGGAAACGTTCTGAAGTTAAGAGAGTAAAGAAACTAATCACAGAAACTAAGGATTCAATATGATTTCATAAAACCACAAACCTGATCGATCACACCCAAAATTAATTCATCTCCATTGGCATCTTTCCACTCTGAATCCTTATTTTTGAATTCATTAAATTCCTTTGCACCTACTGCAATATCTATGAAGGATTTTTCTGAACAGTTGATATTCATAGTATACAGAATGTCTTGAGTGATTTCAGTAGTACTTGTAGGAATAAATTTGCTTAACACTCTTATAAATCCAGCTTGATTTTTTTGAACGCTGTTCTTATCCCATAACTGCTCTCCATATTGACTCTTTGGAACTGCAATCCATTCGTGCGATCGAGCATATATTTTTGGTGGATAGAAAATAATTAGAAGTGCTAAACAACTAAGACAAATACTTCTAATGGTTTTGAGGTTCATTGGATCATAAAAATTATGGTTGTTATTATCGGAAAATTGATAGCGCTACGACATCAGTACTTCAATTTTATAAAAATAATGCTCTTAGGGAGAAGATCGCAATGATATTCAAATCACATAAAGGAAAATCCTTTACCAAAAATGAAGCAATAGATCTAATAGTTTCATTTAGTGCAACTGACGCAAATTCAGACAAGAAGTGAAGAGGTTTCAACAACTCTTAAAAGCAGAGAGCATTGCATGGTGAGTGTGACGATTACTAGAAACCGTAGATAAATAAAAAATGGGGTTTAGACTTTTGCACCCCATTTTCTAATTAATTGATTAGTGGAATATTCCTAATTCTTTGTTTACTGAAAATTATTTACCACCATTGCAAAAGCGAACTGCATCTGAAGAGCTCTTGCCAGTCGCTTGAACTTCTTCAACACATTCATTGAAAACTTTTGATTCTTGTTTAACAGAACAAAAACTAAGAGCGATTGCAGCAAGAGCCACAGCCGAAACTACATTAGAACCTAGTTGAACAATGCCATAAGCAAACATCGCTTTGCTTTTCCCACTGCATTTCTTTTGGCTTGCCTTGTTGTCTTCAGTCATTAGTAGTTTGTTAATTCTATAAGTTAATTGATTATTTGTTCAATTGAATTATAAATTGTAGAGAATACCGTTCTGATTGCTTTTTTAGGATCTTTTCTAAATAAAAAAATAATTACAAAAAAGCCGCCTAGTTTAGAACTTGGCGGCTTTTTTGGAGATCAGGCGCAAGTGTTTCCTTGTTTCCACTGCGGAGGATCCCAACTCCTCACATAGATATAATTACGCATCTGATGGGAAACTCAAGTAAGAGCAGGTGAGTTGAGTAACTGTCACATGTGACAATTCGAAAATCAGTCATTAAAAAAACACCCTGCTTGCAAGAAGTTGGGTGCTTTTTTTAACAGAACGATTGTGTGAGGAGTTGTCCTGTTGGTTTATTTTTACTCCCATAATGACTTTTTGTCACTATTAAAAAACAAAATGACTTAGATCATCAGGCTGAATTGATTTGTAGCCTGTAAGACTACTTAGTCTTCAGCATTCTCAAATTGTTTTGCTAATCTAAAACCTTTTCTCAGAATTAAATATATTCCATATAAACCAGCAATTAACGGAAGAACTATTAGAGGATTTGGACTGTAGCTGGAATAATCTTTGATACCATCAACATATTCGACACCTGAGCATTTCAAGTATAGAAAACTTGTGAAAATAATTCCCCAGCCAATGATTGATAGAATTCCTCCTTTTTTGTCACCTTCATAAAATCTATCTAAACCCCATCCCCAACCAATAGCAAGGATTACTCCTCTCGTGATAGCATTCTTTTCTTGCTTACGAAGCATTGCTTTTCTTTAGTTATGTTCAGGATGAACATAACCGAATAATTGTTTTTTTGCATGAATTGATTAAAGAAGATACTTGTCTCTGTAAAAAATTTGATATGGCTTTTAGAGTACATTTTAATTAAATCAAGCGATAGACTTTCAACTCAAAATAAAAAAGTAGAGAATTAGAAAGAGATTTTCCAAAATTAATTCTATCTTCACCTTTCAAGTGAGAACAATTTAGATATTGCTAAATTGAGTAATCTTATTGGGTGGGGGTGGTGCACTTCAATAAAAAAAGATAACTTAGTTCAATAGCTGATTACTTTTGACAGTTGCACAACAAACTGATGCGCATTTAAGCAGACGGCTCCAGAAAGATAGTATTACTATCTCAGGGAAGGTAATTTATATTAATCCTTTTCTATATTGGCGACGCTTTGACAACAATACTGATAGATGGTTAAGAGAGCCTGGCCAGTTAGGAGAGGAGCAGATCAATCTTAATAGAGCTCGTTTTTATCCTGAAGTTGATTGGAATTTTCTCAAAGACGAAGAGCGTATTATTAAAGACGCCGCAGTTGAAATGTTTTTAAAAACACTTGAATTAATAGGTACTTTTCACCCTCATCTTACTGCAGGACAATTGTTAGAAGTGGAGAGAAAAATGGCAGTAACTAAAAAAAAGTCTTTTGAACGTTGGGTAGAAAAATCTTTTAGAAAAAAAATTAATCAAGCTTCAAAAGAGCGTAATAGGTTTGCTAGAGAACGTTTTATAAGAGGTTGGAGAGAATGGTTAACTCTGGAAACTACCCATCAAGCTTTTCTTCCACTTGCAGCAGTAATTGTAATGTCAATCTTTGCTGGTTGGTCCATAGGTATATCTAATAATAGTTGTACGCCTTACTTCCCTACGTCAGAATCAGGTATTCTTAAGTAGCATTTATAAGGCCATTATGGCTAAAGATCAATTAAGGGATTTTCATTTATTTGCAATGGAGTCTGCTTTGCCATTGGGTATGGGTATTTTAAAAAATGCTAAAAATGGTGGACTCCAAAAAATAATGCATGTATTCAAATCAAAAGATCCATTTTCAGAATTCCAGGTTGATGGCGAAACCTCTGCAAAAACATTTAGGGATAAGATTGATCAATGGATTCCTGGCTTAGGTTATCCAGTTGTTTCAGTTGATGTAACTGTTGAACAGAATTATCCTGACCACGAAATAAATGATCAAGAGTCATTAGTGTCAACCTTAAATAGAATTGATACTGAACTAGATCAATTAAGACGTTTGATTGATAATGACTCATTAAAGATAGATGATTAATAAATATTCATGATTTTTAGAGATGAAGAAAAAAGAAAGATTGTATTTAAGTTCAAAAAAGCATGTAGGTGCTTTTAATCAACCCTTAATTTTCTTTTTGTTTGTTTGTTTAATTTTTTTAGTAACAGGTGTGCGTCTTTTTTGGATACAAATAATCAATGGATCATATTATAAAAAACTTTCAGAAGAAAATAGAGTCAAGTTAATTGCTAATCCACCAATTAGAGGAAGATTATTAGATCGTAATGGTGTAGTTCTTGCCGATAATAAACTCTTTTACTCATTATCTATTCAACCTAGGCTTTTAACTAATAGTGATTGGATTGATCTTAGAAAGTCTTTATCAGATTTGTTTAATGTTTCTATTGATCAATTAGAGATTTCATTTAATAGAAGTCATTCCGACACTCCGTATAAAAAAGTACTATTGACTGATTTATCGGTGGAGCAAGTTATTAGATTTAAAGAACAAGAAAATAACTTATATGGTGCTCAAATTGATATTGGTTTAGTTAGAAATTATCCTTACAAGTCTTTAGCTGCGCATGCTTTGGGTTATACACAGTTGATAACTGCAAATGAGTTTTCTAAGCTTTCAGAAAGAGGTTATAAATTATCTGACCGAATTGGACGGAAAGGTATTGAAGCTGCTTTTGAATCTGAATTGAGAGGTAAATGGGGAGGTGAAATGCTTGAGATTGATTCATTAGGTACAGTTCAACGCAGTCTGGGGTTAAAAATGCCAAAAGCTGGTAAGGATATCAAATTAACTCTTGATCTAGATCTACAACTTACTGCAGAAAAAGTTTTGTCTGACAAAACTGCTGGAGCAATAGTAGCGATTGATCCACGAACAGGTGCAATTCGAGCAATTGCTAGTCAACCTACTTTCGATCTTAATTTTTTTTCTCAGCCTTTTACAAATAAACAATATGAAAATCTTTTTTTGTCCTCAAATCTTCCTCTTTTGAGTAGAGCATTTAATGCATATGATCCAGGCAGTACATGGAAGCCAGTAACTGCTATAGCTGGTATGGAAAGTGGTAAATTTCCTGCTAGTAAAAAATTAAATACGGTTCCTTGTATTACATATGGAAGTCATTGTTTTCCAGAATATAATAAAAGAGGTTTTGGATGGATTGGATATGAAGATGCATTCAGAGTCTCTAGCAATACTTTCTTTTACCAAATTGGGGTTGGATCTGGTTCACAGGCTTTATATGATGCTGCAACCAAACTTGGCTTCGACAATTACACTGGGATAGAAACTTTTCTTGATGAAAATAAAGGCTTAGTAGGGAATAAGAAATGGGCTGATCAAGGTCGTGGTTGGGGACAGCCTGGAGAAACTCCTTGGATAGTGGAGGATATGGCTAGTGCATCGATTGGTCAATCTGTTGTTCTAGTTACGCCATTGCAATTAGCACGAGCATATGCAGTTTTTGCAAATGGTGGTTATTTGATTACTCCTCATTTAGTAGATGCAAATATAAATTGGAGATCAGAAAAATATTTACAAAAAGTAGATATTCAAGATACGACACTTGCCACAATCCGTCGTGGGCTGCGTAAAGTAGTAACAAGCGGTACTGCTATGGACATAAATGTAGATACCTCTATTTTCCCTGAAGTTGCTGGTAAAACTGGAACAGCTGAAGATAGTAGTGGAGGTAGTGATCATGCGTGGTTTGCTGGCTTTGCACCTTATGACTCTGGAGAGATCGTCATTGTGGCATTCGCTCAGAACACTCCTGGTGGTGGTTCAGTACATGCTCTACCTATGGCAAAAAAAATGTTGCAGACATGGTATAAATTGAACTCTTATAAGCAATCAACTAGCGGTCAAGATCAGTTGTAGTTTGATTTGGGTGATTTAGTTGTAGTAGTTGATTTAGAATTGCGTTAATTGATGTATCCTCAGCAACTTTTGATTTATTAGTAGCTAATTGACGACCTAATACTAAAGCTCCAAGATGAGTTAACTGAATTCGCATCGAAAGTAATAACTCCATACATCCTCCTCCTGAAAAACTTGCTATTGCAATTGGACGTTCATTAAATAAACTTCGAAAATCTTTTCCTTGTACAGAAAGCCAAGCTATTGCATTTGTAAGAATTGGAGGAATTGAACCGTTATATTCAGGCGCACAAATGATCCAGTGTGAATGGCTTTCCATTTGAGTATTGATAGACTTAAGATTTTCTGGTGCTTTATCTTTTGAATTATGACGTGGATTAAATATAGGTAACTCATTTTTTGATTCCGTCAAGTCCAGTAATTCGCATGAGCAATTTAGTTCTTTGCCTGCAACTAAAAATTTTTTGGCTAGTTTGAGATTTTCACCATTGCTAGCGGCTATAACAAGAAGCTTTTTATTAGACATTGTGAATAAGGAGGGAAGTATACATGGATAAAGTCGTTTCTCTAATGGGTTTAGTAGTTCGCTCCTGTTTTTCGATGATGAACTGCTGTTACTCCATCTTTTTTAATGACTTTTCCATGTTTAATCTCAGCATATATCAGCCAATGATCCCCGCACTCCATTCGTTGATTAACTGTACCCTCCAGCCAAGCTAAAGCTTCATTTAATAATGGCTGATTGCCTGGACTTAATTTGATCTCAAGATCGGTAAATCTATTATCTCCAGGTTTGAATGATTGAAGAAATTGTTTAAGCAGGGCTTGGTGATTATTTTGCTCTAAAATGTTTAAAGCAAAGTTATCGCCTGTATGCAGTAAGTTTTCTACAGCTCTTTCTTTAGCCACTGCAATCGTAATACCAGGAGGAGAAAAGCTTGCTTGACTAACCCAGCTTGCAACCATTGCTCCGTTAATTACATTATCTTCATTTCCCTTTTGAGCAGTCAATATACATAGTGAACCGACGACCCTTCCTAGTGCATTAATTGTTGGATCATTTTTACTCGTATTTAAACCAACATTAGCTTTTCTTTGTTGACGTAATTTTGCATTAATTAATTGCTTACCATATTGGATACCTATTTCTTCAAGTTTTTTAATCATTAAAGGATCAGGACTAAATTTGATTTTTATAGGTTCGAATCCAAATTTGAAGCCTCCATCTTTTAATTTTTTTTCAAGTAAATCAAGAGCTTCCCCACTCCATCCATAACTTCCAAACACTCCAGTAGGCTTGCCTCTATCACCCTCAGCCAACAGTGTGCCAAGTGCTGAAACAATCGGAGTGGGTGCATGTCCTCCTAATGTTGGGGATCCAATTAAATATCCATCTGCTTTACGAATTTCAGTGATCAAGCTATCTGATGCGGTGAATTCACAATTAATAATCTTAACTTTGACTCCTGTCTTACTAATTCCTCTGGCTATGGCATCAGCAATAGCGGCAGTATTTCCATATGCACTGGCAAATAATAGAGCTACTCTTAAGTTGCTATATTTTTGGCTTTCCCCCCAGCTTTGATAGTTATTTAACAAACTTCTCCAACTACCGCTGATTGCAGGTCCATGTCCGGGAACTATTGTGTCAATCTCAAAGTCTTCAAATTTTTCGATAATACTATTGACTTGAGTAGACATTGGTGCCATAAGGCAATCAAAGTAATGTCTTCTTTCTTCCTCCGTACTAATACTGTTTAATTCAGCCCATTTTTCCTCATAAACATGTGCACCAAATAATTTATCACTCATCAGTAAACCAGTTTGCTTTTCAAAAACAATTAGTCCACCTGGCCAACGAGCTGTTGGCGCGGGAATGAATGTAATCTCAAAATTATTATCGAGTGACAGAGTCTCTAATTGCTTAATAATTTGAATATTCGGAAGGACTGCAACTGTCTCAAATGTTTCTTTGGGATTTGTATTTCTAGATGGTTTTCGTAAATTCCAAATCTCTTTGAATAATTTTGCTCCTGGATTAGAACAAATAACCGTTAAATTTTTATATTTCACATTCATTCTTTTCACAAAAGCTACTTTATTGGGATTGATATGACCCATGACTAACTTTATTTCAGCGGAATCACTCTTAATTAATGTCTGAAACTCTTCTAAAAATTCTTTTTCAAATGTTAAACCAGGAGGATGAATTAAAATATATTCTTCTGATTTAGAATGTTCATCTTTAGAAGAATTGAATAAAAAAGAATTTGTACAACTTCCTTTTTCAAGAGAATATTCAACTTCAAATCTTGTTCTTTTTGGGTTTAGGCTTCTTAAGCAAAGTAAGTTCTCTTCAATGGGAATCTGAATTGTTTTTTTTATTAAAGTATTTAAATTTGTCGAAGAAATTGTTTCTACTGTCATTGTTAATAATTACTACCAACTCTTCTGTGATGAACTGCTGTTTTACTTTGAGTATTAGATAAATTACCTTTTTCAACTAATGAATATATGATCCAATGATCTGTTGTCTCCATTCTTTGAATAACTTTACATGAAAGAAATGCCAGTGCGTCAGATAAAACTGGTCCCCCAGCTGCAAGATCATTCATCAATTCAACTCCTTCAAATCGATTAGCACCTGGTGGAAAACGTTTTAAAAAGTGTCTGAAGAGGTGCAAATAGTTATTTTCTTGAAGAATATTCAGAACAAAACGATCATTGACTTGCAATAGTGATTCAATGGCTCTGTCTTTGGCTACCGCTACGGTTATTCCAGGGGGTTCAAAACTTGCTTGGCTAACCCAACTTGCAACCATCGCACCGTCTCGACTGTCCGCGCCTTCACTATCTTTTGCTGTAACAATGTAGAGTCCACC is a window of Prochlorococcus marinus str. MIT 0917 DNA encoding:
- a CDS encoding NADPH-dependent FMN reductase, translating into MSNKKLLVIAASNGENLKLAKKFLVAGKELNCSCELLDLTESKNELPIFNPRHNSKDKAPENLKSINTQMESHSHWIICAPEYNGSIPPILTNAIAWLSVQGKDFRSLFNERPIAIASFSGGGCMELLLSMRIQLTHLGALVLGRQLATNKSKVAEDTSINAILNQLLQLNHPNQTTTDLDR
- a CDS encoding tetratricopeptide repeat protein, which gives rise to MDNPNKQDKESKVNEVKTFPVPFALSNNKKNFVIPANTASQPSKEQIINQALTLHTQGDIAEAAKYYQHFINQGFKDYRVFTNYGVILTSLGKLQEAELSLRKAIELNPDFATAHSNLGNILKDLGKLQEAELSLRKAIVLNPDFAMAHSNLGNILKDLGKLQEAELSLRKAIVLNPDFADAHYNLGIILSDLGKLQEAELSTRKAIELNPDFAEAHSNLGNILDDLGKLQEAELSLRKAIELNPDFAEAHSNLGNILDDLGKLQEAELSLRKAIELNPDLAEAYYNLGNTLRNLGKLQEAELSLRKAIELNPDYYDAYFNLSWLQLLRGEYQSGLNNYEFRFKTKQPIIPPTNSKLEQLKSNKLQKNGSLLIVREGGLGDTLQYMRYIPYLRSQGLDVSFCAQEELHTLIKSSGIETNPLTPEQTIKVSEGTWIPLLSLPRYLQVRPDNPIINDPYIFPSVEFVKKWENILSNERRPIIGINWQGNPNAEKQALKGRSLPLETFSTIARNNNFNFLSLQKAFGSEQLDHCSFKNKFVECQPQINNTWDFLEIAGIIENCDLIITSDTSIAHLAGGMGKSTWLLLHYVPGWIWGLQGENTFWYPSMRLFRQKERNNWQEVLERVNFELESIFNK
- a CDS encoding diflavin flavoprotein; this encodes MTVETISSTNLNTLIKKTIQIPIEENLLCLRSLNPKRTRFEVEYSLEKGSCTNSFLFNSSKDEHSKSEEYILIHPPGLTFEKEFLEEFQTLIKSDSAEIKLVMGHINPNKVAFVKRMNVKYKNLTVICSNPGAKLFKEIWNLRKPSRNTNPKETFETVAVLPNIQIIKQLETLSLDNNFEITFIPAPTARWPGGLIVFEKQTGLLMSDKLFGAHVYEEKWAELNSISTEEERRHYFDCLMAPMSTQVNSIIEKFEDFEIDTIVPGHGPAISGSWRSLLNNYQSWGESQKYSNLRVALLFASAYGNTAAIADAIARGISKTGVKVKIINCEFTASDSLITEIRKADGYLIGSPTLGGHAPTPIVSALGTLLAEGDRGKPTGVFGSYGWSGEALDLLEKKLKDGGFKFGFEPIKIKFSPDPLMIKKLEEIGIQYGKQLINAKLRQQRKANVGLNTSKNDPTINALGRVVGSLCILTAQKGNEDNVINGAMVASWVSQASFSPPGITIAVAKERAVENLLHTGDNFALNILEQNNHQALLKQFLQSFKPGDNRFTDLEIKLSPGNQPLLNEALAWLEGTVNQRMECGDHWLIYAEIKHGKVIKKDGVTAVHHRKTGANY
- the mrdA gene encoding penicillin-binding protein 2; its protein translation is MKKKERLYLSSKKHVGAFNQPLIFFLFVCLIFLVTGVRLFWIQIINGSYYKKLSEENRVKLIANPPIRGRLLDRNGVVLADNKLFYSLSIQPRLLTNSDWIDLRKSLSDLFNVSIDQLEISFNRSHSDTPYKKVLLTDLSVEQVIRFKEQENNLYGAQIDIGLVRNYPYKSLAAHALGYTQLITANEFSKLSERGYKLSDRIGRKGIEAAFESELRGKWGGEMLEIDSLGTVQRSLGLKMPKAGKDIKLTLDLDLQLTAEKVLSDKTAGAIVAIDPRTGAIRAIASQPTFDLNFFSQPFTNKQYENLFLSSNLPLLSRAFNAYDPGSTWKPVTAIAGMESGKFPASKKLNTVPCITYGSHCFPEYNKRGFGWIGYEDAFRVSSNTFFYQIGVGSGSQALYDAATKLGFDNYTGIETFLDENKGLVGNKKWADQGRGWGQPGETPWIVEDMASASIGQSVVLVTPLQLARAYAVFANGGYLITPHLVDANINWRSEKYLQKVDIQDTTLATIRRGLRKVVTSGTAMDINVDTSIFPEVAGKTGTAEDSSGGSDHAWFAGFAPYDSGEIVIVAFAQNTPGGGSVHALPMAKKMLQTWYKLNSYKQSTSGQDQL